From Parasteatoda tepidariorum isolate YZ-2023 chromosome 1, CAS_Ptep_4.0, whole genome shotgun sequence, one genomic window encodes:
- the LOC107448553 gene encoding uncharacterized protein, with product MSERKYIHPQALQKMIVTKRKQVSELQEQCKEHGIKTRSRNTIEDLNLQYLNLKAENKVLKNSNPNVIPRCKTLLFEWVHQKLQEDVKNLEELLSFQKDMKKITLEKESELKKICQEDTHQFSKEFEDAKETENFRSEILIYLHEKLIRRMRRITREYFPAVAINQRQDIGDSLKQGKSLFSILQALFPDLKENTLKPDEWEKVEGTYIRTSYPQEYLELLLASEIVYIDDERPNFMKIMTK from the exons CTTCAAGAACAATGTAAAGAGCATGGAATCAAAACAAGGAGTAGGAATACTATTGAAGATTTgaatttacaatatttgaatttaaaagctgaaaataaagTGCTGAAAAATAGTAATCCGAATG TCATTCCTAGGTGCAAAACACTGCTGTTTGAGTGGGTTCATCAAAAACTGCAAGAGGATGTCAAAAATTTGGAAGAATTACTTTCATTTCAAAAGgatatgaagaaaataactcTTGAAAAAGAATCAGA gttaaagaaaatatgtcaGGAAGACACTCACCAATTTTCGAAGGAATTTGAGGA TGCGAAAGAAACTGAAAACTTCAGGTCTGAGATTCTGATATATTTACATGAAAAACTGATCCGTAGGATG agAAGAATTACTAGAGAATATTTTCCTGCTGTCGCTATTAATCAAAGACAG gatATTGGGGATAGTTTAAAGCAAGGCAAAAGCTTGTTTTCAATTCTACag gCATTATTTCCTGATTTAAAAGAGAATACTCTTAAACCAGATGAGTGGGAAAAAGTAGAAGGAACTTATATTAGGACATCTTATCCCCAGGAGTACCTGGAATTATTGCTCGCGAGTGAAATCGTTTACATCGATGACGAAAGAcccaattttatgaaaattatgacaaagtga